CGCCTGCGCGCGGAGCTCCGTGAACTCGGAGAGGCGGATGCGAACCCGCACGAGCCGGCGGCGGGCCTCCTCGCGGAGCGTCGGATCCGGGAGGCGGCGGCTGTAGACCACCAGGCTCCCTTCGTCCGACTCCTCCACCAGACGATCGAGCGCGGCCTCGGTGATGGGCGCTCCGCTCGGGGTCAGGCCGTGCTCGAGGTAGAGCACGCTCATCAACGCGGCGTGATACTGGCTGCCCGTGTGGGTCGTGTGCGGCGCGGCCGCGCGCAGCCGGTCTTCGATCTCCGCGATGAGCTCGGGGCTCGGCGAGGTGCCGGCCGGGCGCTCGTCGTACAGGCGCCGGATCGCGTCGAGCTGGGCGAGGATCTCACCGTCCCGCTCCAGCTCGCTGTAGGCGATCCGCTCCGCGTAGCGCTCGAGCAGCCGGTTCACCACGTGCGCGCCGAGGCTGGGCGGGAGCACACGGAGCAGCGCCTGCACGCACGCCTCCCACGGCTCGACGCGGACCCCGCGCCCGATCCCGTCCACGAGGTCCTCGAGCTCCCGCTGATTCGGCAAGACGACGTACGGACCGTACTCACGGGGCGCGCACACGGCGGGGTCCGCGTCGGCCTGGCGCAGGTACGAGACGAGGCCGTGTCCGCTGGCGATGCGCGCGACCGTCTGCTCGCTCATCGGCAGGCGGTAGTTCTCGTGCCGCCGGACCCGCGGGTGACAGGCGGAGAGCAGCGCGAGCGACACGATCACCGCCGCGCGCATCAGAGCGCCTCCAGCACCAGGGACGCGCCCAGCTCCGCGCCGGGCGCCCCGAATCGCAGGTGCAGGCGGGCCTGATCGTAGCGCGGAGGCGCGCCCACCGGCGCGTCGTAGATCACGTGCTCCTCGGGGGTCAGCGCGCCGATGACGAGCATCACCAGCCCCGCCGCCTGCGCGATCCCGTCGATGACCATGAACGGCGCCAGATCGTTGGAGGGCGCGCCGCCGAGCGCGTCGGTCGCGGCGAGCCAGGGCCCGACGAGGGGAATGATCGCGTAGCCCCGGTCCTCGGCGAGGCCCGCGAACGAGAACGCGAAGCTGAGCGCGAAGACCGTGATGCCGGCGCCGAAGAGCGGGTTGGCGGAGCGCTCCAGCTCGCCGCCGGGGCGAATGGGGCCGCCGCGGTAGCTCTCGCGGCGCTGCTCCCACTGCGCGTCCTCCGCGGGCGGCGCCTCCCACGCGTACGCGCGCTGCTGCGCGGCGCAGGGCGACGCGTGGAGACAGGCCGCGATCAGAGCAGCCGTCAGAAGAGGACGCGAGAGGAGGGTGCGCATGCACCGCAGACCATACCCGCTCCGCGCTGGCTCGGTCGCGCCGGGCGGCGCCTCGCCGGGCTGCTAAAGGGACTCCATGATCCGCACAGCCCTGATCACCGGCGCGTCGAGCGGCATCGGCGCGGCGCTCGCCCGAAAGCTCGCCGAACGCGGCACCGAGGTCGTGCTCGCCGCGCGGCGCGAGGACGCTCTCCGCGAGGTCCAGGCGTCGCTCCCACGCTCGGCGCGCGTGGAGGTGATGGACGTCTCCAGACCCGACGACGCGGCCGCGGCGATCCGGAGGCTCGACGAGCAGGTCGGAGGGCTCGATCTCGTGGTCGCCAACGCCGGGGTGGCCGGGCTCCGCTGGGCGGGGGAGCTCGACTGGGAGAGCTGCGCCCCGATGATCGACGTGAACGTGCGCGGCGCGATCGCGACCCTCACCGCGGTGCTCCCGCGCATGGTCGAGCGCCGCCGGGGCCACCTGGTCGGGATCTCGAGCAT
The genomic region above belongs to Sandaracinaceae bacterium and contains:
- a CDS encoding SDR family NAD(P)-dependent oxidoreductase; this encodes MIRTALITGASSGIGAALARKLAERGTEVVLAARREDALREVQASLPRSARVEVMDVSRPDDAAAAIRRLDEQVGGLDLVVANAGVAGLRWAGELDWESCAPMIDVNVRGAIATLTAVLPRMVERRRGHLVGISSMAAYRGLPHNAIYSATKACLSTFLESLRVDLARTGVRVTDVRPGFVQTAMTAQADHAKPFQMDARAAAARIVRAIDRDAAVAAFPWQTAALVRSLTLLPARAYGIVGRLARPPRQSR